In the genome of Rhodamnia argentea isolate NSW1041297 chromosome 3, ASM2092103v1, whole genome shotgun sequence, one region contains:
- the LOC115727629 gene encoding ankyrin repeat-containing protein BDA1-like, whose amino-acid sequence RKVNAGGFSPLHMAAARGDVETARELLRVGQSLCFVKGREGRIPLHYAVINGELDVLKLLLSASPKSIEMTTAREETALHLAVKNNRFDAVVVLVEHLKQHNKVQVINWKDKKGDTVLHLATAAENFEVVEFMLCGHALELGIVEVNALNKSGSTPLDVSSRSDREIREILGRAGAKHGQSNSPPSQIVRVDGDGDDIKIATSYQSVAKPAVENDHPPSPPRKDSNLGQESLGDKRSALLVVAALIASATYQAVLQPPTFLKKFQIHNEKGLVAAYSSFLASTTGRNLALLSFMSSNTFGFLISVQAIISLTHDLPLKLPLVLSTFAMVWTYLSCMVNVPSRSLLDENFSFVGAAFIGTLAIVIPVVLLLIQIKIATYLGMWIEFLSRINILCLMDSLSSKVGQTHPNATGARRQRPVPI is encoded by the exons CGTAAAGTGAACGCGGGTGGCTTCAGTCCGCTTCACATGGCTGCGGCTCGAGGTGATGTTGAGACCGCGAGGGAGCTCTTGAGGGTGGGGCAAAGCTTATGCTTTGTGAAGGGAAGGGAGGGCCGAATCCCTTTGCATTATGCTGTCATAAACGGGGAGCTCGATGTCTTGAAGTTGCTGCTCTCTGCTTCGCCTAAGTCCATCGAAATGACGACCGCCAGGGAGGAGACGGCGCTTCACCTCGCTGTGAAGAACAACCGGTTTGATGCGGTCGTCGTGTTGGTGGAGCATCTGAAGCAGCACAACAAGGTGCAGGTGATCAATTGGAAGGACAAGAAGGGCGATACAGTCTTGCACCTCGCCACCGCAGCCGAAAATTTCGAG GTGGTTGAATTCATGCTTTGTGGACATGCTCTGGAATTGGGGATCGTGGAGGTCAACGCCTTGAACAAGAGCGGCTCAACCCCTCTCGACGTCTCATCTCGGTCCGATCGGGAGATTAGAGAAATCCTCGGTCGAGCTGGAGCCAAACACGGGCAATCAAACTCGCCCCCGTCACAAATAGTCCGGGTGGACGGCGACGGAGATGACATCAAGATAGCTACCAGCTATCAATCAGTTGCAAAACCTGCAGTTGAGAATGATCATCCGCCATCACCACCGCGAAAAGATTCGAACCTGGGACAAGAGTCGCTGGGCGACAAACGCAGCGCCCTGCTGGTTGTGGCTGCGCTCATAGCAAGCGCCACCTACCAAGCCGTGCTTCAGCCTCCAACCTTtcttaaaaaattccaaattcatAACGAGAAGGGCCTCGTTGCGGCATACTCATCTTTCCTGGCAAGTACCACCGGGAGGAATTTGGCTCTATTATCCTTCATGAGCAGCAACACGTTCGGATTCTTGATCTCAGTTCAGGCGATCATTAGCCTCACCCATGATCTTCCACTGAAGTTGCCGCTGGTGCTCTCCACGTTCGCGATGGTTTGGACCTACCTCAGCTGCATGGTGAACGTGCCGTCCCGGTCACTGCTGGATGAGAATTTCAGCTTCGTAGGAGCGGCGTTCATAGGAACGCTGGCGATCGTGATCCCAGTTGTTCTTCTGTTGATACAGATTAAAATAGCAACATATCTTGGCATGTGGATAGAATTCCTTTCCCGGATTAACATCCTCTGCCTCATggattctctctcctcaaagGTGGGGCAGACACATCCGAACGCGACTGGGGCTCGCCGACAACGCCCAGTGCCGATCTGA
- the LOC115728359 gene encoding LOW QUALITY PROTEIN: trihelix transcription factor ASIL2 (The sequence of the model RefSeq protein was modified relative to this genomic sequence to represent the inferred CDS: inserted 2 bases in 1 codon; deleted 1 base in 1 codon): MPFSFSPPTSTTSSSSSSSSPLQIPPAVHRAPPPLAILRLLPYPPPAGPPSHRLLASPDLQICSDLTLALRRPWPPPPPPPPLASSRPSPAPRLPQPPGGRAAAPPPXPASSPSPPPPSPPPPAAPASPPMAHTTITLAQPAITNPRRLPPPCWSHDETVALIDAYRDKWYSLRRGNLKANHWQEVAEAVASSCPSASPAKTAVQCRHKMEKLRKRYRTELQRARSIPVSRFISSWVHFKRMDSMEKGPSSSNPASATVAKAEKADSDEDNFNDDEEEEDDDSEFLGGSQFDHKFKNNGSSLNSRNIHGLYHNGIGTEPASGSKSGSGFRIKIPTGVSIAQPGVNYRKFDKKFNMGPSASDANPNFSPNFGPNFGGAGGGSGGGGYGARVTREMSGMRKRGREKDPLEEMVGAIKVLGDGFVRMEQMKMEMAREIESMRMEMEMKRTEMILESQQRIVEAFAKAVAERKKKAKRMPTPEA, translated from the exons AtgcctttctctttttctccacccacctccaccacctcctcctcctcctcctcctcctctcctctccagATCCCTCCCGCCGTCCACCGCGCCCCTCCTCCCCTCGCTATCCTGCGCCTCCTTCCCTATCCTCCGCCCGCCGGCCCGCCTTCTCATCGTCTCCTCGCCTCCCCCGATCTCCAGATCTGCTCAGATCTAACCCTCGCCCTCCGCCGCCCAtggcctccgccgccgccgccgcctccg ctcgCCTCCTCCCGACCCAGCCCAGCCCCTCGGCTCCCCCAGCCCCCCGGAGGACGAGCCGCCGCTCCCCCTCC GCCAGCCTCCTCGCCCTCGCCTCCTCCCCCGTCCCCGCCTCCTCCGGCGGCTCCAGCCTCGCCGCCCATGGCGCACACCACCATAACCCTGGCCCAGCCGGCCATCACCAACCCCCGGCGGCTCCCGCCGCCGTGCTGGTCCCACGACGAGACGGTGGCCCTCATCGACGCCTACCGCGACAAGTGGTACTCCCTCCGCCGCGGGAACCTCAAGGCCAACCACTGGCAGGAGGTTGCCGAAGCCGTGGCCTCCAGTTGTCCTTCCGCCTCCCCGGCCAAGACTGCTGTGCAGTGCCGCCACAAGATGGAGAAGCTCCGCAAGCGCTACCGCACCGAGCTCCAGCGCGCCCGCTCGATCCCGGTCTCCCGCTTCATCTCCTCCTGGGTCCACTTCAAGCGCATGGACTCCATGGAGAAGGGCCCCTCCTCCTCGAACCCCGCCTCCGCCACTGTGGCCAAGGCCGAGAAGGCCGACAGTGATGAAGACAACTTCAAcgacgacgaggaggaggaggacgatgacAGTGAGTTCCTGGGCGGCTCCCAGTTCGATCACAAGTTCAAGAACAACGGCTCCTCTTTGAATTCAAGAAACATCCATGGCTTGTACCACAACGGAATCGGGACCGAACCCGCCAGCGGGAGCAAATCGGGCAGCGGCTTCCGGATCAAGATCCCCACGGGAGTGAGCATAGCTCAGCCCGGAGTGAACTACCGGAAGTTCGACAAGAAATTCAACATGGGTCCTTCTGCGAGTGATGCGAACCCTAACTTTAGCCCCAATTTCGGCCCCAATTTCGGAGGGGCCGGTGGTGGCAGCGGCGGAGGCGGATATGGAGCTAGGGTTACGAGGGAAATGAGTGGGATGaggaagagggggagagagaaggaCCCGTTGGAGGAGATGGTAGGGGCGATCAAGGTCTTAGGGGATGGGTTTGTGAGGATGGAGcagatgaagatggagatggCGCGGGAGATTGAGAGCATGcggatggagatggagatgaaaCGGACGGAGATGATCCTCGAGTCGCAGCAGAGGATCGTCGAGGCCTTCGCCAAGGCGGTTGCGGAGCggaagaagaaggccaagaggATGCCCACTCCAGAAGCCTGA
- the LOC115728360 gene encoding uncharacterized protein At1g28695-like — translation MDHSKNSVLNLAVLSLLSSAVLFLCFLSATRFPRPCPTRNPASVHAPTDGLGSMLARAAMPDKTLIIAVMNRAYAEQGVNSDKTMLGLFLESFWLGEGTRGMLDHVLVVAVDEAAHRRCLFQRLHCYRLETEGVDFGGEEVYMSEGFVSMMWRRTRFLTEVLRRGYSFIFTDADVMWLRNPFTRLSRNQSDDLQISTDIFNGDPRSEENLINTGFYFVRSNNKTVALFETWYARKDNATGEKEQDVLLELAREGTFEELGLNVRFLDTRYFSGFCEDSKDIRAVCTVHANCCRSISAKIFDLTAVLLDWKLFRRSGEGENAVGGANGTAAPYRWSGHVGCWRSWRVGNNSVPIA, via the exons ATGGATCACTCCAAGAACTCCGTCTTGAACCTCGCcgtcctctccctcctctcctccGCCGTCCTCTTCCTCTGCTTCCTCTCCGCAACTCGCTTCCCCCGCCCCTGCCCCACCCGGAACCCG GCCTCGGTGCATGCTCCGACGGACGGCCTGGGGTCCATGCTGGCCCGAGCTGCGATGCCGGACAAGACCCTGATCATCGCGGTCATGAACAGAGCGTACGCAGAACAGGGCGTGAACTCGGACAAGACCATGCTGGGACTCTTCCTCGAGAGCTTCTGGCTCGGGGAGGGCACCCGGGGGATGCTCGACCACGTGCTGGTGGTCGCCGTCGATGAGGCGGCGCACCGGCGGTGCCTGTTCCAGCGGCTCCACTGCTACAGGCTCGAAACAGAGGGCGTCGATTTCGGGGGAGAGGAGGTCTACATGTCGGAGGGCTTCGTGAGTATGATGTGGAGGAGGACTCGGTTCTTGACGGAGGTCCTCCGGCGAGGGTACAGCTTCATCTTCACG GATGCCGACGTGATGTGGCTGAGAAACCCGTTCACGAGGCTGAGCCGCAACCAGAGCGACGACCTCCAGATCAGCACCGACATTTTCAACGGCGACCCTAGGTCGGAGGAGAACCTCATCAACACCGGGTTCTACTTCGTGAGGTCGAACAACAAGACGGTCGCGCTGTTCGAGACGTGGTACGCCCGCAAGGACAACGCCACGGGGGAGAAAGAGCAGGACGTCCTGCTGGAGCTCGCGCGGGAGGGCACGTTCGAGGAGCTCGGGCTCAATGTGAGGTTCCTGGACACGCGCTACTTCAGCGGGTTCTGTGAGGATAGCAAGGACATACGGGCCGTGTGCACCGTGCACGCCAACTGCTGCCGGAGCATAAGCGCCAAGATCTTCGACCTCACGGCGGTCCTCCTAGACTGGAAGCTGTTCCGGCGGTCTGGGGAGGGGGAGAACGCTGTCGGTGGGGCCAACGGAACCGCAGCGCCGTATAGATGGTCGGGCCACGTCGGCTGTTGGAGGTCATGGAGGGTAGGGAACAACAGCGTCCCGATTGCATAA